One Streptomyces hundungensis DNA segment encodes these proteins:
- a CDS encoding acyltransferase family protein gives MSLTQETLPTTTGPTADQGARHRLPSLTGMRFVAAAAVVLCHFSLFIRGNPDFWRDLGQVGVSFFFVLSGFVLTWSAKPGTRARAVWRARAAKVFPNHLAVVMAHGALMLLTGKAIVATQLLPTATLTQSWIPGFDLTTAVSPVSWTLSCEVFFYLTFPLLLRQLRRIPARYLWWAAAVLVVVIFTLPVIAEHFIPNGKPMSPLLPYLDNDAWFVSIFPLARLFEFALGMVLARIVAAGKWVQLGLVPATVLFVLAYWLSMGTGLYACTAGTIIPISMLICAGAVADAEGRPSPLRHPYLVRLGEISFALYLVHKPVIDYGMKTLGIPHFSGISLVDQVVVLAPLFTVALLLAWLLHIGVERPMMRHWARSRPRRTAGHRATCRACPARTCPGGPSDTDALDQEPLKETPSAP, from the coding sequence ATGTCGCTCACCCAAGAGACGCTCCCGACCACCACCGGCCCAACCGCCGACCAGGGCGCCCGTCACCGGCTTCCCAGCCTCACGGGAATGCGCTTCGTAGCCGCGGCCGCCGTGGTGCTGTGCCACTTCTCCCTCTTCATCCGAGGCAACCCGGACTTCTGGCGCGACCTCGGCCAGGTGGGCGTCTCGTTCTTCTTCGTCCTCAGCGGCTTCGTCCTCACGTGGTCCGCCAAACCAGGGACCCGAGCGCGGGCCGTCTGGCGCGCGCGAGCCGCGAAGGTCTTCCCCAACCATCTCGCCGTCGTCATGGCCCACGGCGCCCTCATGCTGCTGACCGGCAAGGCGATCGTCGCCACCCAGCTGCTGCCGACCGCGACCCTGACCCAGTCGTGGATCCCGGGTTTCGACCTGACGACGGCCGTCAGCCCCGTGAGCTGGACCCTGTCCTGCGAGGTGTTCTTCTATCTCACCTTCCCCCTGCTCCTGAGGCAGCTCCGCCGCATCCCCGCGCGCTATCTGTGGTGGGCGGCCGCGGTGCTGGTCGTGGTGATCTTCACTCTGCCGGTCATCGCCGAGCACTTCATCCCCAACGGGAAGCCGATGTCCCCGCTGCTCCCCTACTTGGACAACGACGCCTGGTTCGTGTCGATTTTCCCCCTGGCCAGGCTCTTCGAGTTCGCCCTCGGCATGGTCCTCGCCCGCATCGTCGCCGCGGGGAAGTGGGTGCAGCTCGGCCTGGTTCCGGCCACGGTCCTGTTCGTACTGGCCTACTGGCTGTCGATGGGCACCGGCCTCTACGCGTGCACCGCGGGCACCATCATCCCCATCAGCATGCTGATCTGCGCGGGTGCGGTCGCGGACGCCGAGGGGCGCCCTTCCCCGCTGCGCCACCCGTACCTGGTCCGGCTCGGTGAGATCTCGTTCGCGCTGTATCTCGTGCACAAGCCGGTCATCGACTACGGCATGAAGACGCTCGGCATCCCCCACTTCAGCGGAATCTCGCTGGTGGACCAAGTCGTCGTGCTGGCCCCGCTGTTCACTGTGGCGCTGCTGCTGGCGTGGCTGCTCCACATCGGCGTGGAGCGGCCGATGATGCGGCACTGGGCCCGCAGCCGTCCGCGCCGCACCGCCGGCCACCGCGCCACCTGCCGTGCGTGCCCGGCTCGTACGTGCCCGGGAGGGCCGAGCGACACGGACGCGCTCGACCAGGAGCCCCTGAAGGAGACGCCTTCAGCGCCCTGA
- a CDS encoding glycine cleavage T C-terminal barrel domain-containing protein yields MKSAYTNTPDEYAVLRASCGLLDYTGIGLVRVSGPGAIGFLGHVATRGVEFLLEGQSMTALLLREDGTLLSEVLIHCHTGHYLVEIWPAQAAEATEHLLAGAAFAPDATVQDVSAEYDVLAVEGPASFRVAQRYLPFPVASMGYRSFVTTDHDGRPLTISRTGVTGEYGYKFFAQAGSGAALRAEFIALGAVECGKDAVDVCRMEVRFASVEHEAADGDATAFDLGLQWMIEPGKEPAGAADHVRRPVCWVGAEELTQRPERGTALTVSDAEVGVVTHAVWSPRLGRVIGTAQVDTAVAASGQEFALGESGSALRTISAPFLTATSLDVPLD; encoded by the coding sequence ATGAAGAGCGCATACACCAACACCCCTGACGAGTACGCCGTCCTGCGTGCCTCGTGCGGGCTCCTCGACTACACCGGCATCGGCCTGGTGCGGGTGTCCGGGCCGGGAGCCATCGGCTTCCTCGGCCACGTGGCCACCCGTGGCGTGGAGTTCCTGCTCGAAGGCCAGAGCATGACCGCGCTGCTCCTGCGCGAGGACGGCACCCTCCTGTCCGAGGTGCTCATCCACTGCCACACCGGCCACTACCTGGTGGAGATCTGGCCCGCCCAGGCGGCCGAGGCCACCGAACACCTGCTGGCCGGCGCCGCCTTCGCGCCCGACGCCACGGTGCAGGACGTGAGCGCCGAGTACGACGTGCTCGCCGTCGAGGGACCGGCCTCCTTCCGCGTCGCGCAGCGCTACCTTCCCTTCCCCGTGGCTTCCATGGGCTACCGCAGCTTCGTGACGACCGATCACGACGGCCGGCCGCTGACCATCTCCCGCACGGGAGTGACCGGCGAGTACGGCTACAAGTTCTTCGCCCAGGCCGGGTCCGGTGCGGCGCTGCGGGCCGAGTTCATCGCGCTCGGCGCCGTGGAGTGCGGCAAGGACGCCGTCGACGTGTGCCGGATGGAGGTCCGGTTCGCCAGCGTGGAGCACGAGGCGGCGGACGGCGACGCCACCGCCTTCGACCTCGGCCTCCAGTGGATGATCGAACCCGGCAAGGAGCCCGCAGGCGCCGCGGACCACGTGCGCCGGCCCGTGTGCTGGGTCGGGGCCGAGGAGTTGACCCAGCGCCCCGAGCGCGGCACCGCCCTGACCGTGAGCGACGCCGAGGTGGGTGTGGTCACCCACGCGGTCTGGTCGCCCCGCCTCGGCCGGGTGATCGGCACCGCTCAGGTCGACACGGCCGTGGCCGCCTCCGGCCAGGAGTTCGCCCTCGGCGAGAGCGGCAGCGCCCTGCGCACCATCTCCGCACCCTTCCTCACCGCCACCAGCCTCGACGTCCCGCTGGACTGA
- a CDS encoding MFS transporter, giving the protein MEQHPGRAPWVALSVLCTGFFMIVLDTTIVHVAIPAMMRAMAADLNQVLWVVNAYLIGYAVFMIPAGRLGARYGPRRIHLAGLALFTIASALCGCAGGVGELLGWRALQGLGAALVTPQIGAFIAVLFPARRRGAAFGALTSVMGLSIVAGPLIGGVLVTRVGWQWIFMVNVPVGIVVLLLSATLLPKPAPDGRRGTDLLGVALVTLGLTALTFALLGAAEPYRGPALCAGVACLVLFLVQQRGSTRSPLLPRALFARRDFAVANGIGAAVHFAVIGSAAPIALLLQQQLHLTAMRSAFLTAPTPLAAAAAAHVAGRLADRFGGKPLVIGGLLTYAYGLALLGSQARPGMNPWALLPAMLLADLGIGSALAPLTKLAMDAVDSRHAGPASGVLNTSRQVGGILGGATVGALTGHHIAAGKVQLAATGHRSGVAGVIDYASALHATSLLTSGVLVIAALAAATLTPSRGRRPRPPRRAAVLRLDILPAVVRGSRGFQAVQILTATRVAARGRREVIGFDVAGTDDGAAWSRLLTGLHSQGVGLASVQYVVCEDAPGLVAAVGAELRLPARPAGTSRDPTPELRRTLQRHVGDAELAPTAAALAASVREAVAEQNRRWAEAPRRRGRAWRRPALL; this is encoded by the coding sequence ATGGAGCAGCACCCCGGCAGGGCGCCCTGGGTCGCGCTGAGCGTCCTGTGTACGGGCTTCTTCATGATCGTGCTGGACACCACGATCGTGCACGTGGCCATCCCCGCGATGATGCGCGCGATGGCCGCGGACCTGAACCAGGTCCTCTGGGTCGTGAACGCCTATCTGATCGGCTACGCGGTCTTCATGATCCCGGCCGGCCGCCTCGGCGCCCGCTACGGCCCCCGCCGGATCCACCTGGCGGGGCTCGCCCTGTTCACCATCGCCTCCGCCCTGTGCGGCTGCGCCGGCGGCGTGGGCGAACTCCTCGGCTGGCGGGCGCTCCAGGGGCTGGGGGCGGCGCTGGTGACTCCCCAGATCGGCGCGTTCATCGCCGTGCTGTTCCCGGCCCGTCGACGGGGCGCCGCGTTCGGCGCGCTCACCAGCGTCATGGGTCTGTCGATCGTCGCGGGCCCCCTGATCGGCGGCGTCCTGGTCACGCGCGTCGGCTGGCAGTGGATCTTCATGGTCAATGTGCCCGTCGGTATCGTGGTGCTCCTGCTGTCGGCGACCCTGCTGCCGAAGCCCGCACCGGATGGCCGGCGCGGCACGGACCTGCTCGGGGTGGCCCTGGTGACGCTCGGGCTCACCGCTCTCACCTTCGCGCTCCTCGGCGCCGCGGAGCCCTACCGCGGGCCGGCGCTCTGCGCGGGAGTGGCGTGCCTGGTCCTGTTCCTCGTCCAGCAACGCGGCAGCACCCGCTCCCCCCTGCTGCCGCGGGCGCTGTTCGCCCGGCGGGACTTCGCCGTGGCCAACGGGATCGGCGCGGCCGTCCACTTCGCGGTCATCGGCAGTGCCGCCCCGATCGCGCTGCTTCTGCAACAGCAACTGCACCTCACCGCGATGCGCTCCGCGTTCTTGACGGCCCCCACCCCGCTCGCCGCCGCGGCGGCCGCCCATGTCGCCGGGCGCCTCGCCGACCGCTTCGGCGGCAAGCCACTGGTCATCGGCGGTCTCTTGACGTACGCCTATGGCCTCGCCCTGCTGGGTTCGCAGGCCCGGCCGGGGATGAACCCGTGGGCGCTGCTTCCGGCGATGCTCCTGGCCGATCTCGGCATCGGGTCCGCGCTGGCGCCGCTCACCAAGCTCGCGATGGACGCGGTCGACAGCCGTCACGCGGGCCCGGCGTCCGGTGTGCTCAACACCAGTCGCCAGGTCGGCGGCATCCTCGGAGGTGCCACGGTCGGAGCGCTGACTGGTCATCACATCGCAGCAGGGAAAGTTCAGTTGGCCGCTACGGGGCACCGGAGCGGGGTGGCCGGTGTCATCGACTACGCCTCCGCCCTGCATGCGACGTCTCTGCTGACCTCGGGCGTGCTGGTCATCGCCGCACTCGCCGCCGCGACGCTCACCCCCTCACGGGGGCGACGGCCCCGGCCGCCCCGCCGTGCGGCGGTGCTTCGGCTGGACATCCTGCCCGCCGTCGTCCGGGGAAGCCGCGGCTTCCAGGCGGTACAGATCCTGACCGCCACCAGGGTCGCGGCGCGGGGGCGTCGCGAGGTCATCGGCTTCGACGTGGCGGGCACCGACGACGGCGCCGCCTGGTCCCGCCTCCTGACCGGGCTGCACTCCCAGGGTGTGGGTCTCGCATCCGTCCAATACGTGGTGTGCGAGGACGCGCCCGGGCTTGTCGCGGCCGTCGGAGCCGAGCTGCGTCTGCCGGCCCGCCCCGCGGGCACCTCGCGCGATCCCACACCGGAGCTGCGCCGCACGCTCCAACGGCACGTCGGCGACGCCGAGTTGGCGCCAACCGCCGCCGCTCTCGCCGCCTCCGTGCGGGAAGCGGTAGCCGAGCAGAACAGGCGGTGGGCCGAGGCTCCCCGCCGACGCGGCAGGGCCTGGCGACGACCGGCCCTCCTCTGA
- a CDS encoding SDR family NAD(P)-dependent oxidoreductase, producing MTAASGPRTRVALVTGALGGIGGAVTRALLDQGLGVVVTDLDGDACRAAAEGFKHGSTTGTAVGHPLDVTDPDSWQRVTRFARRRFGHLDVLVNNAGTLGIHGLESCTPQEWDRVVDTCQRGTWLGMRAVTPCMRSAGGGSIVNVSSIYGLVGSGAAFAYHAAKGAVRAMTRAAAVELAPAGIRVNAVSPGMVSTAMTAAVPQEFMSEVIARTPLRRAAHPDEVAAAVRFLACGTASFVTGTELVVDGGFTAL from the coding sequence ATGACGGCCGCATCGGGGCCCCGCACACGGGTGGCGCTGGTGACCGGGGCGCTCGGCGGCATCGGCGGGGCCGTCACCCGGGCCCTGCTCGATCAGGGCCTGGGCGTGGTGGTCACGGACCTCGACGGCGACGCGTGCCGGGCCGCCGCCGAGGGATTCAAGCACGGCTCCACCACGGGCACGGCGGTCGGCCACCCCCTCGATGTGACCGACCCCGACTCCTGGCAGCGGGTGACCCGCTTCGCCCGCCGTCGCTTCGGCCATCTCGACGTCCTCGTCAACAACGCCGGAACGCTCGGCATCCACGGCCTGGAGAGCTGCACTCCCCAGGAGTGGGACCGGGTGGTGGACACCTGCCAGCGCGGGACCTGGCTGGGGATGCGGGCCGTCACGCCGTGCATGCGGTCGGCCGGGGGCGGCTCCATCGTCAACGTGAGTTCCATCTACGGCCTGGTCGGCTCGGGAGCCGCCTTCGCCTACCACGCCGCCAAGGGCGCGGTGCGCGCCATGACCCGGGCGGCGGCCGTCGAGCTGGCGCCCGCCGGCATCCGGGTCAACGCCGTCTCCCCCGGCATGGTCTCGACTGCCATGACGGCCGCGGTGCCCCAGGAGTTCATGAGCGAGGTCATCGCGCGCACTCCCTTGCGCCGGGCCGCGCACCCCGACGAAGTGGCGGCCGCGGTGCGGTTCTTGGCGTGCGGCACCGCGTCCTTCGTCACCGGTACCGAACTCGTCGTCGACGGCGGCTTCACCGCCCTGTGA
- a CDS encoding SDR family NAD(P)-dependent oxidoreductase, giving the protein MTELEGRIALVTGATKGIGLAVATDLARAGATVLLNHRGNPDQAQAALRTVRDVRPDAELVQADISRPDDVDRMYREIRRRHGGLDALVNNAGITQDGYAIMMGESKWRQVIDTNLTGAFLCCRAAGRMMASRRSGSIVTVCSTSAFNPPAGQANYAASKAGVLAMVKSMAKELGSYGVRVNAVVPGFVDTAMTRQMPPDRLTESLHGIPLGRIGRPEEVGSAVRFLLGDTASYITGTSLVVDGGLIS; this is encoded by the coding sequence GTGACCGAACTCGAAGGACGCATCGCGCTCGTCACCGGGGCCACCAAGGGAATCGGTCTCGCCGTGGCCACCGATCTGGCCCGCGCCGGAGCCACCGTCCTCCTCAACCACCGCGGCAACCCCGACCAGGCGCAGGCGGCCCTGCGTACCGTCCGGGACGTGCGGCCGGACGCGGAACTCGTCCAGGCCGACATTTCCCGGCCGGACGACGTGGACCGCATGTACCGCGAGATCCGCCGCCGGCACGGCGGCCTCGACGCCCTGGTCAACAACGCCGGGATCACCCAGGACGGCTACGCGATCATGATGGGCGAGTCCAAGTGGCGGCAGGTGATCGACACCAACCTCACCGGCGCCTTCCTGTGCTGCCGGGCGGCCGGCCGGATGATGGCGAGCCGACGCAGCGGGTCCATCGTCACCGTCTGCTCCACCAGCGCCTTCAACCCGCCCGCCGGGCAGGCCAATTACGCGGCCTCCAAGGCGGGGGTTCTGGCCATGGTCAAGTCGATGGCCAAGGAACTCGGCTCCTACGGCGTACGGGTCAACGCCGTGGTCCCGGGCTTCGTCGACACCGCGATGACCCGCCAGATGCCGCCCGACCGGCTCACCGAGAGCCTCCACGGCATCCCGCTGGGCCGCATCGGCCGACCCGAGGAGGTGGGCTCCGCCGTGCGGTTCCTGCTCGGCGACACCGCCTCGTACATCACCGGCACCTCACTCGTCGTCGACGGCGGACTCATCAGCTGA
- a CDS encoding phosphopantetheine-binding protein — translation MSLEEATTHATRRHQLALEVKTLLVDRLALDVDPASIGDDQPLFGRGLELDSIDTLELAMAVEDTFGVTLTDDNTHSLLSLNRLLDHIQAEQS, via the coding sequence ATGTCCCTGGAAGAAGCCACCACCCACGCCACGCGCCGGCACCAGCTGGCCCTGGAGGTCAAGACCCTCCTGGTGGACCGCTTGGCGCTCGATGTCGACCCGGCGTCCATCGGTGACGACCAGCCACTGTTCGGGCGCGGACTCGAACTCGACTCGATCGACACCCTCGAACTCGCGATGGCCGTCGAGGACACCTTCGGCGTCACCCTCACCGACGACAACACCCACAGCCTGCTCTCGCTCAACCGTCTGCTCGACCACATCCAGGCAGAGCAGTCATGA
- the fabZ gene encoding 3-hydroxyacyl-ACP dehydratase FabZ — protein MSDHSPAAAGAVLSADDIARLLPHRHPFFLLDRVTALEPGTSAEAIKNITSSDAVLAGHFPGRMIYPGVLLVECVAQLAAVVYGTAGALRATGEIVGDVADRVGYLAEIRQAKFLKPVVPGDQVVFRLQSGARVGGLISVTGQASVGSDPVLTVRLAVTERDA, from the coding sequence ATGAGCGACCACTCCCCCGCGGCCGCCGGCGCCGTCCTGAGCGCCGACGACATCGCCCGGCTGCTCCCCCACCGCCATCCGTTCTTCCTGCTGGACCGGGTCACGGCCCTGGAACCGGGGACGAGCGCCGAAGCGATCAAGAACATCACCTCGTCCGACGCCGTGCTGGCCGGGCACTTCCCCGGCCGCATGATCTACCCCGGCGTCCTGCTCGTGGAGTGCGTGGCCCAGCTCGCCGCAGTCGTCTACGGGACCGCCGGCGCCCTGCGCGCCACCGGGGAGATCGTGGGCGACGTGGCCGACCGCGTCGGCTACCTCGCCGAGATCCGCCAGGCGAAGTTCCTCAAGCCCGTCGTCCCCGGCGACCAGGTGGTCTTCCGCCTTCAGAGCGGCGCGCGCGTCGGCGGGCTCATCTCGGTCACCGGCCAGGCCTCCGTCGGCAGCGATCCCGTACTCACCGTCCGGCTGGCCGTCACCGAACGCGACGCATGA
- a CDS encoding beta-ketoacyl-[acyl-carrier-protein] synthase family protein has product MSLSNHRLEGVAITGIGLSCALGSGAQHVWRGIRAGDSGIAKTRRLDVSTLSCQYSGEASTLPAAHPRLRGRVDRATALALTAAQEAVDSAGLAQDGQDPYRRGIAVGTSVGGLDRGEQFHWELLREGPDATHRDLLFNYPLYTSADALSIAFRFKGPKVVISNACAAGSNSIGFAADAIREGRADVMIAGGVDVLDILSLAGFDSLNALDSEPCAPYSRSTGLNLGEGAAFLVLESESYARERGADILSYVLGYALTSDAYHATAPDPAGDGANRAMRAGLAQAALGPEHIDYVNGHGTGTPTNDSAETKAVDALFQGRTAAPMSSTKSQVGHMLGAAGAMEAATCVMALRDGVLPPTVNVDETLELPRDIVPNRSRPRELNVVVSNSFAFGGNNCALVLGSRPAAPRTPTSRRVVITGAGPVTALGSGRQTFLDALREGRTGVGPARLGDFSRSRTDLAAEVDTADCRRHVDRAYARRLDQIGLLTLAASRLALDDAGLRVTKAEAARIGMVFGTFSGPVETVEQLSETIGTQGPHRVNPRLFPNSVMNAAAGHACLALQIRGPLSTLATGCASGLSGLGYAADLIHRGEVDVMLAVSADELTPLLHFGFDRVGLLAEDSPRPYSATPTGAVLGAGSTALVVESLEHALARGATILAEVKGHATTSDGYRVAGNDPSGEAWAESFTRALADGGVSPQEVGTVFGDARGTAAIDRAEAAAVARVWQPGTIRLSNLSAYTGHVPSTSALMSAVCATETLRTGWSPRVPGLAQPLDGMGPYLDSAPETAGKACVLTAANWGGTYVSLVLAPWQRTVTEEAS; this is encoded by the coding sequence ATGAGCCTCAGCAACCACCGCCTCGAAGGTGTGGCCATCACCGGAATAGGCCTGAGCTGTGCGCTCGGCAGCGGCGCACAGCACGTCTGGCGCGGTATCCGCGCAGGCGACAGCGGCATCGCGAAGACCCGGCGCCTCGACGTGTCGACGCTCAGCTGCCAGTACTCGGGAGAGGCCTCCACCCTCCCCGCCGCCCACCCCCGTCTGCGCGGCCGGGTCGACCGGGCCACCGCGCTGGCCCTGACCGCCGCGCAAGAGGCCGTCGACAGCGCGGGACTTGCCCAGGACGGGCAGGATCCGTACCGCAGGGGGATCGCGGTGGGGACCTCCGTGGGCGGCCTCGACCGCGGCGAACAGTTCCACTGGGAACTGCTCCGCGAAGGCCCCGACGCGACCCACCGCGACCTCCTCTTCAACTACCCGCTGTACACCTCGGCCGACGCCCTCAGTATCGCGTTCCGCTTCAAGGGCCCCAAGGTAGTCATCTCCAACGCCTGTGCCGCCGGGTCCAATTCGATCGGGTTCGCGGCCGACGCGATCCGCGAGGGCCGCGCCGACGTGATGATCGCGGGCGGGGTGGACGTGCTCGACATCCTCTCCCTCGCGGGGTTCGACAGCCTCAACGCGCTGGACTCCGAGCCGTGCGCCCCCTACTCCCGCAGCACCGGCCTCAACCTCGGTGAGGGCGCGGCCTTCCTGGTCCTGGAATCGGAGTCGTACGCCCGCGAGCGAGGCGCGGACATCCTCAGCTACGTCCTCGGCTACGCCCTCACCAGCGACGCCTATCACGCAACCGCCCCCGACCCGGCGGGCGACGGCGCCAACCGCGCCATGCGCGCAGGACTCGCCCAGGCCGCGCTCGGCCCCGAGCACATCGACTACGTCAACGGGCACGGCACCGGCACACCCACCAACGACAGCGCCGAGACCAAAGCCGTGGACGCCCTGTTCCAGGGACGTACCGCCGCCCCGATGAGCAGCACCAAGTCGCAGGTGGGCCACATGCTCGGCGCCGCCGGGGCGATGGAGGCGGCCACCTGTGTGATGGCGCTGCGCGACGGCGTGCTGCCGCCCACGGTCAATGTGGACGAGACCCTCGAACTGCCCCGGGACATCGTGCCCAACCGGTCCCGGCCGCGGGAACTGAACGTGGTGGTCTCCAACTCCTTCGCGTTCGGGGGCAACAACTGCGCCCTGGTGCTGGGGAGTCGGCCCGCCGCGCCACGCACCCCCACCTCCCGGCGCGTCGTCATCACCGGCGCGGGACCGGTGACCGCGCTGGGCAGCGGCCGCCAGACGTTCCTCGACGCCCTGAGGGAGGGACGCACCGGCGTGGGCCCGGCGCGGCTGGGCGACTTCAGCCGGTCCCGTACCGATCTCGCCGCCGAGGTCGACACCGCCGACTGCCGCCGCCACGTCGACCGCGCCTACGCGCGCCGACTGGACCAGATCGGCCTGCTCACCCTCGCCGCGAGCCGTCTGGCCCTCGACGACGCGGGGCTGCGCGTCACCAAGGCCGAAGCGGCCCGGATCGGCATGGTGTTCGGCACGTTCAGCGGGCCCGTCGAGACGGTGGAGCAACTCAGCGAGACCATCGGCACCCAGGGACCGCACCGCGTCAACCCCCGTCTCTTCCCCAACTCGGTGATGAACGCCGCGGCCGGACACGCCTGTCTCGCCCTTCAGATCCGCGGCCCGCTGTCCACCCTGGCCACCGGTTGTGCCTCGGGGCTGAGCGGTCTGGGATACGCGGCCGACCTGATCCACCGCGGCGAGGTGGATGTGATGCTCGCCGTGAGCGCCGACGAGCTCACCCCCCTGCTGCACTTCGGGTTCGACCGGGTCGGTCTGCTCGCCGAGGACAGCCCCCGCCCCTACAGCGCCACCCCCACCGGCGCCGTCCTCGGCGCGGGCAGCACGGCCCTGGTCGTCGAGTCCCTCGAGCACGCCCTGGCGCGCGGGGCGACCATCCTCGCGGAGGTCAAGGGGCACGCCACCACCAGCGACGGTTACCGCGTCGCGGGCAACGACCCCTCGGGCGAGGCGTGGGCGGAGAGCTTCACCAGGGCCCTGGCCGACGGCGGTGTGTCACCCCAGGAGGTGGGCACGGTCTTCGGCGACGCCCGTGGCACCGCCGCGATCGACCGCGCCGAAGCGGCCGCGGTCGCCCGGGTGTGGCAGCCCGGCACGATCCGTCTGAGCAACCTCAGCGCGTACACCGGGCACGTTCCCAGCACATCGGCGCTGATGTCGGCGGTCTGCGCCACCGAGACCCTGCGCACCGGCTGGAGCCCCCGGGTCCCGGGCCTGGCCCAGCCGCTCGACGGGATGGGTCCCTATCTCGACTCCGCTCCCGAAACGGCGGGCAAGGCGTGTGTGCTGACCGCCGCCAACTGGGGAGGGACCTACGTCTCCCTGGTCCTGGCCCCGTGGCAGCGGACCGTGACCGAGGAGGCGTCATGA